One genomic window of Corynebacterium massiliense DSM 45435 includes the following:
- a CDS encoding metal ABC transporter permease: MQDFFTDTAYLLSVDFVQSSLVACALLGVLSGVMTSLIVLRQMSFSVHATSELALMGAAAALLFGFNIGVGALAGAIVAAVVLALLGMKGQEDSAIGVVMSFGLGLSVLFLHLYPGNASTAMSLLTGHIVGVSEGSVGLLAVTTAIVVICVAIFWRPLLFASADPVMAHAAGVPLRAYNVGFAVLVGAAAAQSVQIVGVLLVMALLITPGAAAVNITSSPVRAVVWSTLFAEVAAVGGLVLSLAPGLPVSVFVTAISFAIYLVCRAISWARGRRMTRDEVAAQRQRDYAGSMRAATSPRPDSAAADSGDAYSSDGHCING; this comes from the coding sequence GTGCAGGACTTTTTCACCGATACCGCGTACCTGCTCAGCGTCGACTTCGTGCAGAGCTCGCTTGTTGCCTGCGCGCTGCTTGGCGTGCTCTCTGGCGTGATGACGAGCCTCATCGTGCTGCGGCAGATGTCTTTTTCCGTGCACGCGACCAGTGAGCTCGCGCTCATGGGTGCTGCCGCGGCGCTGCTTTTCGGCTTCAACATCGGCGTCGGTGCGCTCGCCGGCGCCATCGTCGCTGCGGTGGTGCTAGCGCTTTTGGGGATGAAAGGCCAGGAGGACAGCGCCATCGGCGTGGTCATGAGCTTCGGCCTCGGGTTGTCCGTGCTGTTTTTGCACCTCTACCCCGGCAACGCGTCGACGGCGATGAGCCTTTTGACCGGCCATATCGTCGGCGTCTCCGAAGGATCGGTGGGGCTTTTGGCCGTCACCACCGCCATCGTCGTTATCTGCGTGGCCATCTTCTGGCGCCCGCTGCTTTTCGCTTCGGCCGACCCCGTCATGGCGCACGCCGCCGGCGTCCCGCTGCGCGCCTACAACGTCGGGTTCGCCGTGCTGGTCGGTGCGGCGGCCGCGCAGTCGGTGCAGATCGTCGGCGTCCTGCTGGTCATGGCGTTGCTCATCACGCCCGGCGCGGCGGCGGTCAACATCACTTCCTCGCCGGTGCGCGCGGTGGTATGGTCCACCCTCTTCGCGGAGGTCGCCGCCGTGGGCGGCTTGGTGCTCTCCCTCGCCCCGGGGCTGCCGGTGTCCGTCTTTGTCACCGCCATCTCGTTTGCCATCTACCTCGTCTGCCGCGCCATTTCCTGGGCCCGCGGCCGGCGGATGACCCGCGACGAGGTCGCCGCGCAGCGCCAGCGGGACTACGCCGGCTCGATGCGCGCGGCTACTTCCCCGCGCCCGGATTCGGCGGCCGCGGACAGCGGCGATGCCTACTCGTCTGACGGGCACTGCATCAACGGTTAA
- the rlmB gene encoding 23S rRNA (guanosine(2251)-2'-O)-methyltransferase RlmB yields MARTHGRGGAGARKKNKKGPTKGSGNKRRRGLEGKGPTPKAEDRVYHAAYKRKLDKQRRDSGRHTKELPEMVVGRNPVIECLHARVPGTALYVAQGTRNDKRLSEAVAMCNSRGIPIVEVPRPELDKMTGNGLHQGIGLQIPPYKYADVQELLERANEDAAPGMFVVLDNITDPRNLGAVIRSTAAFGGHGVIIPGRRSASVTAVTWRTSAGTAARLPVARATNLTRTIKEFQKNGYQVVGLDAGGEHTLDTYAGGTDPVVIVIGSEGKGISRLVRENCDVIMSIPMTEWVESLNASVAAATVLSEFARQRRAQ; encoded by the coding sequence ATGGCACGCACTCACGGCCGCGGCGGCGCGGGCGCGCGGAAGAAGAACAAGAAGGGGCCGACTAAAGGCTCCGGCAACAAGCGGCGGCGCGGCCTGGAAGGCAAGGGCCCGACCCCGAAGGCGGAAGACCGCGTCTACCACGCCGCGTACAAGCGCAAGCTGGACAAGCAGCGGCGCGACTCGGGCCGGCACACTAAGGAGCTGCCGGAGATGGTCGTGGGCCGCAACCCGGTCATTGAGTGCCTGCACGCGCGCGTGCCCGGCACCGCCCTGTACGTCGCCCAGGGCACCCGCAATGACAAGCGCCTGAGCGAAGCGGTGGCCATGTGTAACTCCCGCGGCATCCCCATCGTGGAGGTGCCGCGCCCGGAGCTGGACAAGATGACCGGCAATGGGCTGCACCAGGGCATCGGCTTGCAAATCCCGCCCTACAAGTACGCGGATGTGCAGGAACTGCTGGAGCGCGCCAACGAGGATGCCGCGCCGGGCATGTTCGTCGTGCTCGATAACATCACGGACCCGCGTAACCTCGGCGCCGTGATTCGCTCCACCGCGGCCTTCGGCGGGCACGGCGTCATCATCCCGGGGCGCCGCTCCGCGTCGGTGACGGCGGTGACCTGGCGTACCTCGGCGGGCACCGCGGCGCGCCTGCCGGTGGCCCGCGCGACGAACCTCACGCGCACCATCAAGGAGTTTCAGAAGAACGGCTACCAGGTCGTCGGCTTGGACGCGGGCGGCGAGCACACCTTGGACACCTACGCCGGCGGCACTGACCCGGTCGTCATCGTCATCGGCTCCGAGGGCAAGGGCATCTCGCGCCTGGTGCGCGAGAACTGCGACGTCATAATGTCCATCCCCATGACCGAGTGGGTCGAGTCGCTCAACGCGTCCGTGGCTGCGGCGACCGTACTGTCGGAGTTCGCCCGCCAGCGCCGCGCTCAGTAG
- a CDS encoding metal ABC transporter ATP-binding protein: MLVSFSSAAVSPLWSDVDLTIEPGEFIAVLGPNGVGKSTLLGTILGTRRLTAGTLDVNARVGYIPQQRMFPPHLPMRARDLVGLSLAHGVFRSRRAKRARVDALLDEVGATGIANRRVGELSGGQQQLVRQAQALACDPELILADEPLLSLDPAKQQQTVAKLDHWRHTRGTAVLFVTHSINPVVGAVDRVLYLAPHGHVLGSVDEVMRTEVLSELYGTDVKVVDVDGRKAVI, translated from the coding sequence GTGTTGGTTTCTTTTTCCAGCGCCGCCGTCTCCCCGCTGTGGTCGGATGTGGATCTGACCATTGAACCCGGGGAGTTCATCGCGGTGCTCGGCCCGAATGGTGTGGGCAAATCCACGCTGCTCGGCACCATTTTGGGCACCCGGCGGCTGACCGCCGGCACGCTCGACGTCAACGCGCGCGTGGGCTACATCCCGCAGCAGCGCATGTTCCCGCCGCACCTGCCCATGCGCGCCCGCGACCTAGTGGGCCTGTCGCTTGCCCACGGCGTTTTTCGTTCGCGCCGGGCTAAGCGCGCGCGTGTCGATGCCCTCTTGGACGAGGTCGGCGCCACCGGCATCGCCAATCGCCGCGTCGGGGAGCTCTCCGGCGGGCAGCAGCAGCTGGTGCGCCAGGCCCAGGCGCTGGCGTGCGACCCGGAACTCATCCTCGCCGACGAGCCGCTGCTCTCGCTCGACCCAGCCAAGCAGCAGCAGACGGTGGCAAAGCTGGATCACTGGCGTCACACGCGCGGGACAGCAGTCCTTTTTGTCACCCACAGCATCAACCCGGTGGTCGGCGCAGTGGACCGCGTGCTCTACCTCGCGCCGCACGGCCACGTGCTCGGCTCGGTGGACGAGGTCATGCGCACCGAGGTGCTCAGCGAGCTCTACGGAACGGACGTAAAAGTTGTGGACGTCGATGGCAGGAAGGCAGTGATTTAG
- a CDS encoding alpha/beta hydrolase family esterase produces the protein MTSRESQPDATAARHTLTVDGRRRTYLSVNEPDGASPSAPVDVLLFFHGSLQSGAVARRFTHHTFESLRNTAVVYPNGVHNHFNDGRRVLPEKTRELGIDDVAFTRAIVNDLRGRHTVGRVAAAGFSNGGHMVQRLLIDAPGLLDGAALIAATVPAADNRAFTRHLGEYVPTPVLAIHGTADPVVSYDGGPVNLGGITRGEMLSAPKSAEFFARLNGHGADADPAPARPQLEGAEAATVQRWDAPAHPPVELWTIEGMGHLVPSGVESPDPRLGETATDLTAADIIARFFGVSARP, from the coding sequence GTGACTTCCCGTGAATCGCAGCCTGATGCCACCGCCGCCCGCCACACCCTGACCGTGGACGGGCGGCGCCGCACATACCTGAGTGTCAACGAGCCGGACGGCGCGTCGCCCTCCGCCCCGGTGGACGTGCTGCTGTTTTTCCACGGCTCCCTGCAGTCAGGTGCGGTGGCGCGGCGGTTTACCCACCACACCTTCGAAAGCCTGCGCAACACAGCGGTGGTCTACCCCAACGGGGTGCACAACCACTTCAACGACGGCCGGCGCGTGCTGCCGGAAAAGACGCGGGAGCTGGGCATTGACGATGTCGCCTTCACCCGCGCCATCGTCAACGATCTACGCGGCCGCCACACGGTGGGCCGTGTGGCGGCCGCCGGGTTTTCCAACGGCGGCCACATGGTGCAGCGCCTTCTTATCGATGCCCCCGGCCTCCTCGACGGCGCCGCCCTCATCGCGGCCACCGTGCCGGCTGCAGACAACCGCGCGTTCACCAGGCACCTTGGCGAATATGTGCCCACGCCCGTGCTCGCCATCCACGGCACCGCGGATCCGGTGGTTTCCTACGACGGCGGCCCGGTGAACCTGGGAGGCATCACCCGCGGCGAGATGCTGTCCGCGCCTAAGAGCGCGGAGTTCTTTGCCCGCCTCAACGGCCACGGCGCGGACGCTGATCCGGCACCCGCGCGTCCCCAGCTAGAAGGCGCGGAAGCAGCGACCGTGCAGCGCTGGGACGCCCCCGCCCACCCACCGGTGGAGCTGTGGACCATCGAGGGCATGGGTCACCTCGTGCCGTCCGGGGTGGAAAGCCCCGACCCGCGGCTGGGCGAGACCGCAACTGATCTCACGGCCGCGGACATCATCGCGCGGTTCTTTGGAGTCTCTGCTCGTCCGTAA